In Pelodictyon luteolum DSM 273, the genomic stretch ACGCGATGGCCTCATTGAAGGGCGCAAACCAAATCTCTTTGTGTCCGCTTCTCTAGCAACCGTAACTGCCCGCAAAGCTGAATACATCAGGGCAAGAGCGCAGGATGACGACTATTATTGCAAACTCATTACCGATTATCTGAAGAAGTTCGGCGGAGCGTCACGGAAGGAAATCGACAGACCTCTTGTTGCCAAATTAAGTGAAGCTCTGGGTGGGCCAAAGTCAGGGGGAGTGAGTCGAGATGGCGGAGTTTTTCTTTGCGTGGGGTTGTTATGGGTTGCAATAAGTATTACTTTTTGTCTAAAAGGAGAGTGGGTTATGTCACAGACAAGAGGCGTCAAACTAGACGACACCATACAGCAACGGCTTACTGCGCTGGCTCGTATCCGCGACAGGTCGCCGCACTGGCTGATGTGCAAAGCAATCGAAACATTCCTTGAGCGCGAAGAAAAGTATGAGCGCGAAAAACGCGAGGATATGGAGCGTTGGGAGCGTTATCAATTAACCGGCGAGGCGGTGTCCCATGAGAAAGCTGCTGAATGGCTTGAAAATCTGGCGCAGGGGAAGGTGATCTCTTGCCCCAAATAAAATGGCTTCCAGAGGCATTAGCCGATGTTGAGCGGCTGTATGTATTCTTGTACGAGAAAAGCCCTCTTGCGGCAGCCCGAGCAGCAAAGTCCATTCTGGACGGAGCGGGAATATTGACCTCAATGCCAGACATTGGACGTCCGATGGAAGACGACACTGGCAGGCGGGAATGGGTCGTGTCCTTTGGCGCCGGGGCTTTTGTCCTTCGCTATATGCGGAGTGAAAACGATACGGTTGTCATTATTCGGGTCTGGCACAGCAAAGGAAATAGAACATAGGGCACTGTGCGGATTTGAGAAAAGAGATGGCAGGCGGGCAAAGTTTTCGACATCACTGATTGCACCGAAAAGACGCGGCGGGCGGACAGTGGAGCGGTGTGTCCGGGCATCGTAGGTATATTTTGTGCGGCCGACTAAGGTGGTGAGCTTGAGATATACCATAAAAATATACCTATACGACAGACAATCCAAGCAAATCAGGGCAACCTTATGAGGACTCAGAAACAGCAAAACCCCTGATTTTACAGGGGTTTTGAAGGCTTGAGGCTTCTCTATGTAAACCTCTCCTGGAGGCGAAGAGCGGACTCGAACCGCTGTACGAGGTTTTGCAGACCTCTGCCTAGCCACTCGGCCACTTCGCCGGAAAAGGAGAGAATAGGTAACAAAAATTATGCTTTAATGCAAATTTATAAACGTTCATACCGCAAACAACGCCCCTCTTCTGCTCTGCATCTGATACTGCTGCATTTCTGACACTACTGCTCCTTTTTAGATCATTGACCGAAACAATCGGAATTTTCGATTTCATGGCTTTTATGGGAGTATTTCCCGATATCCCTGAAATCCCGCCATTCCAATTTCAGATAACTGCAATATCTATAAGCGAATAGCACATCCGTTGCTGTTGAATTCTATTGCTGGCATGAATATTGCTTAAACAGAGGCGTAGGGTACTGGGCTGATTCTGGCGGTTTCACTGCCCGGAATTCTGCTCGCCTGTCAAAGAATTAAACGCAACGTCTTATGCTACATCGCAAGCACATGAACGCTCTGGCTGCAGGATTGCTTTTTGCCGCTGGAACA encodes the following:
- a CDS encoding type II toxin-antitoxin system RelE/ParE family toxin, coding for MYEKSPLAAARAAKSILDGAGILTSMPDIGRPMEDDTGRREWVVSFGAGAFVLRYMRSENDTVVIIRVWHSKGNRT